The Dreissena polymorpha isolate Duluth1 chromosome 10, UMN_Dpol_1.0, whole genome shotgun sequence genome includes a region encoding these proteins:
- the LOC127848420 gene encoding uncharacterized protein LOC127848420 isoform X3 encodes MVYLQILLKVAGRMDLVEKVIDFAKSMGDTLYYYPATREPENGYKYVKMHVEGIDFSNSDNMYIQDLKQRLSMALFVPMQFILLAGIEPSSSLLITFMVPEEYIELMVKRLTNGDRFPELHSHHIDVIKNGDKAFDITGKVEAQVVVSEQNEKLTSVYQQLDTARQNLGRSELEVVRLSEEIERIQTEDKRIRDEMENMRKQVEANDLQTEQLVNTFQQILQKQERENASGINYQELNNRVHEFKDSLLAVNETNNSKQTLKNIVNKNTELITSWMGVSFIERERGLHLALRQHFLAAKAMEAQLLTYQFLASIELDKIEQELLATVQNLQSKFKVEVVAEQRVQLNETALAILRRISPRLRFKEKNKLMKKYIWDEVDKIKEKMDLEPSFFLAGLFYKEMRTKQIVPPYEEFISGLLAEVGRDDLRTKFIDLWRGSHQQRAHSADEPVNMTSTDNEKMWSLMSKMANEVSAMHHRMMSVVGSFPTGIDSPLFDSKYFQNRDASGVGTSPNNSFAESNAHA; translated from the exons ATGGTGTATCTGCAAATATTACTGAAGGTTGCAGGACGAATGGATCTCGTCGAAAAAGTCATTGACTTTGCTAAGTCAATGGGAGACACCTTGTATTACTATCCAGCGACCAGAGAGCCAG aaaaCGGTTACAAGTACGTAAAGATGCACGTCGAAGGTATCGATTTCAGCAACAGCGATAATATGTACATACAGGATCTAAAACAGCGCCTTTCAATGGCCCTATTCGTACCCATGCAGTTCATATTGCTTGCCGGCATCGAACCCTCCTCCAGTCTTCTCATCACATTCATGGTTCCCGAGGAGTACATTGAGCTTATGGTGAAGCGACTGACGAATGGAGACAGATTCCCTGAGTTACATTCGCATCATATTGACGTTATAAAAAATGGCGATAAGGCATTCGATATAACAG GCAAGGTTGAAGCCCAGGTTGTTGTATCGGAGCAGAATGAGAAGTTAACAAGTGTATACCAACAGCTGGACACAGCCAGACAGAATCTTGGAAGATCCGAACTTGAGGTAGTCAGGCTTTCCGAAGAAATTGAACGCATCCAAACCGAAGATAAACGCATCCGAGACGAAATGGAAAACATGCGAAAACAAGTAGAAGCAAACGATCTTCAGACGGAACAGCTTGTTAATACCTTTCAGCAAATATTACAGAAACAGGAGAGAGAAAATGCCAGTGGAATTAATTACCAGGAATTAAACAACCGCGTACATGAATTTAAAGATTCCCTGTTAGCAGTAAATGAGACGAATAACAGTAAACAAACTCTGAAGAATATTGTAAACAAGAATACAGAACTGATCACCTCTTGGATGGGCGTAAGTTTTATTGAAAGAGAACGTGGTCTTCATTTGGCTTTGCGACAGCACTTTCTAGCTGCGAAAGCGATGGAAGCGCAGCTGCTGACATACCAGTTTCTAGCCTCGATTGAATTAGACAAGATAGAACAAGAGCTCTTAGCAACAGTTCAGAATCTGCAATCGAAATTTAAAGTTGAAG TTGTTGCAGAACAAAGAGTACAGTTAAATGAAACGGCGTTGGCAATACTTCGTAGAATAAGTCCCCGTCTTAGATTCaaggaaaaaaataaacttatgaaGAAATATATATGGGACGAAGTCGACAAGATAAAAGAAAAGATGGACTTGGAACCTTCTTTTTTCTTGGCTGGACTCTTTTACAAAGAGATGCGGACAAAACAAATAGTGCCTCCATATG AAGAGTTTATATCTGGACTGCTAGCGGAAGTTGGCAGAGATGACCTGCGGACCAAATTCATTGACTTATGGAGGGGAAGTCATCAACAAAGGGCGCACTCAGCGGATGAACCCGTCAATATGACAAGCACTGACAATGAGAAAATGTGGTCACTCATGTCAAAAATGGCAAATGAAGTGAGCGCAATGCACCATCGCATGATGTCCGTCGTTGGCAGTTTCCCTACAGGCATTGATAGTCCGCTTTTTGATTCCAAGTATTTTCAAAACAGGGACGCCAGTGGTGTAGGCACGAGTCCAAACAACTCATTTGCAGAAAGCAACGCACACGCATAA
- the LOC127848420 gene encoding uncharacterized protein LOC127848420 isoform X2, with amino-acid sequence MTLTGIHETKAIGESRVWFPSVFHPNSCAGGIQSHVLEEIKTVRSLFRLLKNREFLNRENMVYLQILLKVAGRMDLVEKVIDFAKSMGDTLYYYPATREPENGYKYVKMHVEGIDFSNSDNMYIQDLKQRLSMALFVPMQFILLAGIEPSSSLLITFMVPEEYIELMVKRLTNGDRFPELHSHHIDVIKNGDKAFDITGKVEAQVVVSEQNEKLTSVYQQLDTARQNLGRSELEVVRLSEEIERIQTEDKRIRDEMENMRKQVEANDLQTEQLVNTFQQILQKQERENASGINYQELNNRVHEFKDSLLAVNETNNSKQTLKNIVNKNTELITSWMGVSFIERERGLHLALRQHFLAAKAMEAQLLTYQFLASIELDKIEQELLATVQNLQSKFKVEVVAEQRVQLNETALAILRRISPRLRFKEKNKLMKKYIWDEVDKIKEKMDLEPSFFLAGLFYKEMRTKQIVPPYEEFISGLLAEVGRDDLRTKFIDLWRGSHQQRAHSADEPVNMTSTDNEKMWSLMSKMANEVSAMHHRMMSVVGSFPTGIDSPLFDSKYFQNRDASGVGTSPNNSFAESNAHA; translated from the exons GTGCTGGTGGAATTCAGTCCCATGTCCTAGAAGAAATTAAGACTGTACGAAGTTTGTTCAGGCTTCTGAAGAACCGAGAATTTCTCAACAGGGAAAACATGGTGTATCTGCAAATATTACTGAAGGTTGCAGGACGAATGGATCTCGTCGAAAAAGTCATTGACTTTGCTAAGTCAATGGGAGACACCTTGTATTACTATCCAGCGACCAGAGAGCCAG aaaaCGGTTACAAGTACGTAAAGATGCACGTCGAAGGTATCGATTTCAGCAACAGCGATAATATGTACATACAGGATCTAAAACAGCGCCTTTCAATGGCCCTATTCGTACCCATGCAGTTCATATTGCTTGCCGGCATCGAACCCTCCTCCAGTCTTCTCATCACATTCATGGTTCCCGAGGAGTACATTGAGCTTATGGTGAAGCGACTGACGAATGGAGACAGATTCCCTGAGTTACATTCGCATCATATTGACGTTATAAAAAATGGCGATAAGGCATTCGATATAACAG GCAAGGTTGAAGCCCAGGTTGTTGTATCGGAGCAGAATGAGAAGTTAACAAGTGTATACCAACAGCTGGACACAGCCAGACAGAATCTTGGAAGATCCGAACTTGAGGTAGTCAGGCTTTCCGAAGAAATTGAACGCATCCAAACCGAAGATAAACGCATCCGAGACGAAATGGAAAACATGCGAAAACAAGTAGAAGCAAACGATCTTCAGACGGAACAGCTTGTTAATACCTTTCAGCAAATATTACAGAAACAGGAGAGAGAAAATGCCAGTGGAATTAATTACCAGGAATTAAACAACCGCGTACATGAATTTAAAGATTCCCTGTTAGCAGTAAATGAGACGAATAACAGTAAACAAACTCTGAAGAATATTGTAAACAAGAATACAGAACTGATCACCTCTTGGATGGGCGTAAGTTTTATTGAAAGAGAACGTGGTCTTCATTTGGCTTTGCGACAGCACTTTCTAGCTGCGAAAGCGATGGAAGCGCAGCTGCTGACATACCAGTTTCTAGCCTCGATTGAATTAGACAAGATAGAACAAGAGCTCTTAGCAACAGTTCAGAATCTGCAATCGAAATTTAAAGTTGAAG TTGTTGCAGAACAAAGAGTACAGTTAAATGAAACGGCGTTGGCAATACTTCGTAGAATAAGTCCCCGTCTTAGATTCaaggaaaaaaataaacttatgaaGAAATATATATGGGACGAAGTCGACAAGATAAAAGAAAAGATGGACTTGGAACCTTCTTTTTTCTTGGCTGGACTCTTTTACAAAGAGATGCGGACAAAACAAATAGTGCCTCCATATG AAGAGTTTATATCTGGACTGCTAGCGGAAGTTGGCAGAGATGACCTGCGGACCAAATTCATTGACTTATGGAGGGGAAGTCATCAACAAAGGGCGCACTCAGCGGATGAACCCGTCAATATGACAAGCACTGACAATGAGAAAATGTGGTCACTCATGTCAAAAATGGCAAATGAAGTGAGCGCAATGCACCATCGCATGATGTCCGTCGTTGGCAGTTTCCCTACAGGCATTGATAGTCCGCTTTTTGATTCCAAGTATTTTCAAAACAGGGACGCCAGTGGTGTAGGCACGAGTCCAAACAACTCATTTGCAGAAAGCAACGCACACGCATAA
- the LOC127848420 gene encoding uncharacterized protein LOC127848420 isoform X1: MAEFRLPTKDAGDHDTKLFQKPIPKAGVPVVFPQPPDDWQFNQFINQIADDIGNHDLEKMKYQCSGAGGIQSHVLEEIKTVRSLFRLLKNREFLNRENMVYLQILLKVAGRMDLVEKVIDFAKSMGDTLYYYPATREPENGYKYVKMHVEGIDFSNSDNMYIQDLKQRLSMALFVPMQFILLAGIEPSSSLLITFMVPEEYIELMVKRLTNGDRFPELHSHHIDVIKNGDKAFDITGKVEAQVVVSEQNEKLTSVYQQLDTARQNLGRSELEVVRLSEEIERIQTEDKRIRDEMENMRKQVEANDLQTEQLVNTFQQILQKQERENASGINYQELNNRVHEFKDSLLAVNETNNSKQTLKNIVNKNTELITSWMGVSFIERERGLHLALRQHFLAAKAMEAQLLTYQFLASIELDKIEQELLATVQNLQSKFKVEVVAEQRVQLNETALAILRRISPRLRFKEKNKLMKKYIWDEVDKIKEKMDLEPSFFLAGLFYKEMRTKQIVPPYEEFISGLLAEVGRDDLRTKFIDLWRGSHQQRAHSADEPVNMTSTDNEKMWSLMSKMANEVSAMHHRMMSVVGSFPTGIDSPLFDSKYFQNRDASGVGTSPNNSFAESNAHA, translated from the exons ATGGCTGAATTTCGTCTTCCAACCAAAGATGCCGGTGACCATGACACCAAGCTGTTCCAGAAACCTATACCGAAGGCTGGCGTTCCGGTGGTATTCCCGCAGCCCCCTGACGATTGGCAGTTTAATCAGTTCATTAATCAAATTGCAGACGATATTGGCAATCATGATCTTGAGAAAATGAAATACCAGTGTTCAG GTGCTGGTGGAATTCAGTCCCATGTCCTAGAAGAAATTAAGACTGTACGAAGTTTGTTCAGGCTTCTGAAGAACCGAGAATTTCTCAACAGGGAAAACATGGTGTATCTGCAAATATTACTGAAGGTTGCAGGACGAATGGATCTCGTCGAAAAAGTCATTGACTTTGCTAAGTCAATGGGAGACACCTTGTATTACTATCCAGCGACCAGAGAGCCAG aaaaCGGTTACAAGTACGTAAAGATGCACGTCGAAGGTATCGATTTCAGCAACAGCGATAATATGTACATACAGGATCTAAAACAGCGCCTTTCAATGGCCCTATTCGTACCCATGCAGTTCATATTGCTTGCCGGCATCGAACCCTCCTCCAGTCTTCTCATCACATTCATGGTTCCCGAGGAGTACATTGAGCTTATGGTGAAGCGACTGACGAATGGAGACAGATTCCCTGAGTTACATTCGCATCATATTGACGTTATAAAAAATGGCGATAAGGCATTCGATATAACAG GCAAGGTTGAAGCCCAGGTTGTTGTATCGGAGCAGAATGAGAAGTTAACAAGTGTATACCAACAGCTGGACACAGCCAGACAGAATCTTGGAAGATCCGAACTTGAGGTAGTCAGGCTTTCCGAAGAAATTGAACGCATCCAAACCGAAGATAAACGCATCCGAGACGAAATGGAAAACATGCGAAAACAAGTAGAAGCAAACGATCTTCAGACGGAACAGCTTGTTAATACCTTTCAGCAAATATTACAGAAACAGGAGAGAGAAAATGCCAGTGGAATTAATTACCAGGAATTAAACAACCGCGTACATGAATTTAAAGATTCCCTGTTAGCAGTAAATGAGACGAATAACAGTAAACAAACTCTGAAGAATATTGTAAACAAGAATACAGAACTGATCACCTCTTGGATGGGCGTAAGTTTTATTGAAAGAGAACGTGGTCTTCATTTGGCTTTGCGACAGCACTTTCTAGCTGCGAAAGCGATGGAAGCGCAGCTGCTGACATACCAGTTTCTAGCCTCGATTGAATTAGACAAGATAGAACAAGAGCTCTTAGCAACAGTTCAGAATCTGCAATCGAAATTTAAAGTTGAAG TTGTTGCAGAACAAAGAGTACAGTTAAATGAAACGGCGTTGGCAATACTTCGTAGAATAAGTCCCCGTCTTAGATTCaaggaaaaaaataaacttatgaaGAAATATATATGGGACGAAGTCGACAAGATAAAAGAAAAGATGGACTTGGAACCTTCTTTTTTCTTGGCTGGACTCTTTTACAAAGAGATGCGGACAAAACAAATAGTGCCTCCATATG AAGAGTTTATATCTGGACTGCTAGCGGAAGTTGGCAGAGATGACCTGCGGACCAAATTCATTGACTTATGGAGGGGAAGTCATCAACAAAGGGCGCACTCAGCGGATGAACCCGTCAATATGACAAGCACTGACAATGAGAAAATGTGGTCACTCATGTCAAAAATGGCAAATGAAGTGAGCGCAATGCACCATCGCATGATGTCCGTCGTTGGCAGTTTCCCTACAGGCATTGATAGTCCGCTTTTTGATTCCAAGTATTTTCAAAACAGGGACGCCAGTGGTGTAGGCACGAGTCCAAACAACTCATTTGCAGAAAGCAACGCACACGCATAA